In one window of Primulina tabacum isolate GXHZ01 chromosome 8, ASM2559414v2, whole genome shotgun sequence DNA:
- the LOC142554265 gene encoding wall-associated receptor kinase-like 2, with protein sequence MRFPSTIISCIILLLCLTTMTLAMSLSKPGCPEKCGNVTIPYPFGVGSKCSANNSFTIMCQNSSIPLLAGINLEAVNISLGGVIRVKQPVSPMACTGEQRTQSLVTSLLGSPFTISPELNSLVVLGCKNAGWFRGNKTSMIGGCMALCDANTTIHNGCNGVNCCQISIMEGIRELDFTYRSVAPLGKNDFFCGYAFLAAYTWFPSAYIGALNLVR encoded by the coding sequence ATGAGGTTTCCCTCAACAATCATCAGCTGTATAATTCTCCTCCTATGCCTAACAACTATGACTTTAGCGATGTCTTTGTCGAAGCCTGGTTGTCCCGAAAAGTGTGGAAATGTCACCATTCCATACCCATTCGGGGTCGGTTCAAAATGCAGCGCAAATAATTCATTCACGATAATGTGCCAGAATTCTTCAATTCCATTATTGGCCGGCATCAATTTGGAAGCGGTGAATATTTCCCTAGGAGGTGTAATCAGAGTGAAACAGCCTGTTTCACCAATGGCTTGCACTGGTGAACAGAGGACACAGTCTCTGGTTACATCACTGCTGGGAAGTCCTTTTACTATTTCTCCAGAATTGAATTCGTTGGTCGTTCTAGGATGTAAAAATGCGGGATGGTTTCGTGGTAATAAAACATCGATGATAGGTGGATGCATGGCCCTTTGTGATGCTAATACGACAATTCACAATGGTTGTAATGGCGTTAACTGCTGCCAGATTTCAATCATGGAAGGGATTCGGGAACTTGATTTTACTTATAGGAGCGTTGCGCCATTAGGCAAAAATGACTTTTTTTGCGGATATGCTTTTCTTGCTGCGTACACATGGTTCCCAAGTGCTTATATAGGAGCCCTCAATTTAGTtagataa